Proteins encoded in a region of the Rutidosis leptorrhynchoides isolate AG116_Rl617_1_P2 chromosome 9, CSIRO_AGI_Rlap_v1, whole genome shotgun sequence genome:
- the LOC139865838 gene encoding protein EIN4-like yields the protein MLTKLALWFLIASSIVAVSLANDHEYAHCHHCDEEGTWHAHIIEGQRVSDFLIAIAYFSIPLELLYFLSCSNVPFKWVVVQFILFIVLCGLTHLINGWGYYGNQTFQLMMALTVAKLLTALVSCATAITLLTLIPLLLKFKVRELFLKQNVLELDQEVGIMKKQKETGWHVRMLTQEIRKSLDRHTILYTTLVELSNTLVLQNCAVWMLNDQKTEMNLTHELRPNSSAYHSSIAKNDPDVLEITHKKGVTILNPNSVLSVQSRGGLVESGPVAAIRMPMLQVSNFKGGTPELMDTCYAILVLVLPNEDGRDWSFDEMQIVEVVADQVAVALSHAAVLEESQSMREQLVEQNRVLQQAKENAMMASQARISFQKVMSHGMRRPMHSIMGLLSILQDEKTTKNQTNIIDTIAKTSSVLSTLINDVMEISAKDTGRLPLEIRPFQLHSMVKEACCLVKCLCINQGFGFTMEVPSSIPNLVMGDEMRTFQVLLHMVGHLLDVSEKGRSVMFRVTLENGNEVRTDKVWGTGRPAVEEFVNVKFEIGTGDGGFKSELAGSSMHSGFKRQNVNRVKDSLSFSMCKKLVQMMQGKIWMSANPQGYVQSMTLVLRFQIQQAFNRPMFDLGNFVDQPKSNSIFRGLQVILADDDGVNRMVTKKLLEKLGCNVTTVSSGFECLSSLGPTMTPFHVVILDLHMPEMDGFEVATRVRKFRSRNRPLIIALTASAEEQVWERCLQVGMNGVIRKPVLLRGLENELRTVLQRAGERLSG from the exons ATGTTGACAAAATTAGCTCTTTGGTTCTTGATTGCCTCTTCGATTGTCGCTGTATCTTTAGCAAACGATCACGAATACGCTCACTGTCATCACTGTGATGAGGAAGGAACCTGGCATGCCCATATTATCGAAGGCCAACGAGTGAGTGATTTCTTGATAGCAATTGCTTACTTTTCAATTCCACTTGAGTTGCTTTACTTTTTAAGTTGTTCAAATGTGCCATTCAAATGGGTTGTCGTTCAATTTATCCTATTCATAGTCCTATGCGGGTTGACCCATTTGATAAACGGATGGGGTTATTACGGTAATCAAACGTTCCAATTGATGATGGCATTAACGGTTGCTAAATTGTTGACTGCACTTGTTTCATGTGCGACTGCAATCACCCTTTTAACTTTGATCCCGTTGCTACTTAAATTCAAAGTTAGGGAACTTTTCTTGAAACAAAACGTGTTGGAGCTCGATCAAGAAGTTGGAATTATGAAAAAACAAAAAGAAACAGGGTGGCATGTTCGTATGCTTACACAAGAGATTCGTAAATCATTAGATAGGCATACCATTTTATACACCACTTTAGTTGAACTTTCAAATACTTTAGTACTTCAGAATTGTGCAGTTTGGATGCTAAATGATCAAAAAACCGAAATGAACTTGACCCATGAGTTAAGACCTAATTCTTCAGCTTACCACTCTTCAATCGCTAAAAACGACCCTGATGTATTAGAGATAACACATAAAAAAGGAGTAACGATTTTGAACCCGAATTCAGTACTTTCGGTTCAAAGTAGAGGTGGGTTAGTTGAATCGGGCCCGGTGGCAGCAATTCGTATGCCGATGCTTCAAGTTTCTAACTTTAAAGGTGGGACCCCCGAATTAATGGACACGTGTTATGCGATATTGGTTTTGGTTCTTCCGAATGAAGATGGACGGGATTGGAGTTTTGATGAGATGCAAATAGTGGAAGTCGTGGCGGATCAAGTGGCGGTTGCGTTGTCGCATGCGGCGGTTCTTGAAGAATCGCAATCGATGCGCGAACAATTAGTGGAACAAAACCGCGTTTTACAACAAGCTAAAGAAAACGCCATGATGGCGAGTCAAGCACGAATTTCGTTTCAAAAAGTAATGAGTCACGGAATGAGAAGACCGATGCATTCGATCATGGGCCTTTTATCTATACTCCAAGATGAAAAAACTACCAAAAACCAGACGAATATAATAGACACGATAGCCAAAACAAGTAGCGTTTTATCTACTTTAATAAACGATGTGATGGAGATATCTGCTAAAGATACAGGTCGGTTACCGTTGGAAATAAGACCGTTtcaattacattctatggttaaagaAGCTTGTTGTTTAGTGAAGTGTTTGTGTATTAACCAAGGGTTTGGTTTTACGATGGAGGTCCCTAGTTCGATTCCTAACTTAGTTATGGGTGATGAAATGAGGACTTTTCAAGTTTTGTTACATATGGTTGGTCATTTACTTGATGTTAGTGAGAAGGGTAGGTCAGTTATGTTTCGCGTTACTTTAGAAAATGGAAATGAAGTTCGGACGGATAAAGTTTGGGGAACGGGTCGACCCGCTGTAGAGGAATTTGTAAATGTAAAGTTTGAGATTGGGACCGGTGATGGCGGTTTTAAGTCGGAATTGGCTGGTTCGAGTATGCATTCGGGATTTAAAAGGCAAAATGTGAACCGGGTTAAAGACAGTTTGAGCTTTAGCATGTGTAAAAAACTTGTACAG ATGATGCAAGGAAAAATATGGATGTCAGCAAATCCTCAGGGATACGTACAAAGCATGACACTCGTTCTCAGATTTCAAATACAACAAGCGTTCAATAGACCAATGTTTGACCTTGGAAACTTCGTTGATCAACCAAAGTCAAACTCCATCTTCAGGGGCCTTCAAGTCATATTAGCAGATGATGATGGCGTCAACCGAATGGTTACCAAAAAGCTTCTCGAAAAGCTTGGTTGCAATGTAACCACCGTCTCATCCGGTTTTGAGTGCTTAAGTTCACTCGGGCCCACAATGACCCCATTCCATGTTGTAATTTTGGACCTCCATATGCCCGAAATGGACGGTTTTGAAGTAGCTACACGGGTCCGGAAGTTTCGAAGTCGAAACCGGCCGTTAATTATTGCGTTGACCGCAAGTGCCGAAGAACAAGTGTGGGAGAGATGTTTGCAAGTTGGGATGAATGGTGTGATCCGAAAACCTGTTCTTTTACGAGGATTAGAAAACGAGCTTAGAACGGTTTTGCAACGAGCAGGTGAAAGGTTATCAGGTTAG